The DNA segment CCGTTCGGAGGGTACCGACGTCCTCGAACCCGGCCGCCTTTGCGCCGTTGATCGTCGCCATTTCGAAGACGGTTCGAGCCGGCAGGGCGGTCGGCTCGAGGCGGTCGACCTTCTGTAGCAGTGAGGCCTGTCGCATCTCGGTAAACGGGTCGAGCGTGTTGTTACAGGGCGGACCGTCACTGCCGAGGGCGACGTTGATACCCCGATCGAGGTAGTCCTGAACGGGCGCGACACCACTGGCGAGTTTCATGTTCGAAGAGGGGCAGTAGGTGACGTGCGTACCCGTTTCGGCGAGCACCTCGCGTTCGCTCTCGTCGGTCCAGACGCAGTGAGCCAGCACGACGTCTTCGCCGGTGAGACCGACTTCGTCGAGCCAGTGGACGTTTCGCATTCCCGTTTCGGCTTCGACTGTGGCGATCTCGTCGCGGTTCTCGCTCGCGTGCGTATGAATTCGGACCCCGTCGTAGGCATCTACTAACGCTCGAGTTCCGCGCAGGCAGGCTTCACTACAGCTGACGGCAAACCGGGGTGTGACGGCGTACTGGATTCGACCATCGTCGATACCGTGATAGCGTTCGATCAGGCGTTCGCTTTCGGCCAGTGCGTCGTCGGTATCCTCGAGCAAGCCGGACGGGGCGTCCTTGTCCATCAACACCTTCCCGAGCCGACCACGGATTCCCAGCTCTCGTGCAGCCTCGAAGGCCTGCTCGGCGTGAGACACCGAGAGGTGGTCGATGCAGGTCGTCGTCCCGCTCTCGAGTAACTCGAGATAGCCCAGTTCGGCGGCGACGCCCATCGCTTCGGCGTCGAGTTCGGCTTCCATCGGGAGAACGTACTCGAAGAGCCACTCGAGCAACTGGGTGTCGTCGGCGATACCCCGGCCGAGGCTCTGGACGGAGTGAACGTGTGCGCCCACGGTTCCCGGCGCGACGAGGTCGTACGTGCGCCGTTCGTGGTCCGGATAGCGCTCGAGACAATCGGATCGCTCGCCGACGGCGACGATTCGGTCGTCGACAGTGACGACAGCACCGTCTTCGATTACGGTCTCGGCGTCGACGACGACGGTTCCGGACACCAACATACCGCTCCAGCATATACGGGCGAGCCGCTTAGGTGTAACGTTCCCTGTGTTGCTGTATGTCGACTGGTTGTGTCACCGTCGAACGGTGCCACTCCAGTGGTCACACCCACAGCCAGGTGTGAGTCCGTTCAGCTCGAGCGCTGGTGTAATCGCCACCGGTCGACCAGCAACTCTCGGCCGGTATCGGTTTCTGCGAACTGTACGGGTTGTCGCTCCCCGGCCGGCGTCAGTATCGAAAACGTTCCCTTCTCGAGGTCATCGGGAATCAGTGTCGTCCAGTTCCCGTCACCGATCGGGCCGTCGATACGCAGGCGCAGGGTGCCGCCTTCGGGCTCCACCGTCGCCGTTTTGATGCCGCGATAGGACTCGTACTCGCCGCTGAGTTCATGAAACCGTTTCTTTCGGGCGAAAAACGGACGTTCTTCCGGGTCCTCGCCACACAGCGTACCGAAGACACCTTTCCCGAGTTCCGCGAGGCCGTACCCCGGTGCCGTGTTCGCCAGCAGGACGATACCGAGGTCGTGCTCCCTGCTGAACCCCGCGTAGGCCGTCGAAACGGCGATCGAACCGCCGTGACCGACGAGCGACTCGCCGGCCACCGTTCGCGTCCGCCAGCCGTAGCCGTACGGGCCCGACGGCGTCTCCGCGTAGGCCCCGTACGCTTTCTCGAGCGTCGATTCCTCGAGCAGGCGATTCCCGTTGTAGCGTCCACCGCGCAGGTGAAGTTGCAGATACGACGCCATATCGGTCACGGGGGCGAGCAACCCGCCCGCGGCCGCGCTCTGTTCGCGGACGGGAACCGGTTTCGGCTCGAGGCCGTCGTCCGTCTTGTGATACGGCGTCATGCGGTCGTCGAACGCCTCGTACGTGGCTTCGTCGTAGGTCGAACGGTCCATCCCGAGTGGCTCCAGGATTCGTTCGGTCACGAAGTCGGTGTACGGAGTGTTGGTACACTGTTCGATCAGCCACCCGATGAGGGTGTACCCCGAGTTGCAGTACATCCAGCGCTCGCCTGGAGATTTGGTTTCCTCACGTGCGCCCTCGATGTGGGCACGGACGTCGGCACGAGTTCCGAGCGGGACGCCGGTTTCGCCGACTTCCATCTGTCTGGCGATGAGCGCTTCACTGGTAGCGAGCGAGGGGTAGCCGGAGGTGTGGCTCAGGAGTTGGTGGACGGTCACGTCCGCCGGGACGTCGACGTCGAGTTCGTCTGTCACCGGCTGGTCGAGGTCCAGTTCCCCCGTATCAACCAACAGAAGGGTCGCCAGCGAGGCGAACGATTTCGAGACCGAGCCGATGCCGTACACGGTTTCGGGCGTCGCGGGAGCGTTCGAGGACAGGTCTCGCGAGCCGTAGCCTCGAGCGTAGCAAACCCCGTCGCTGTCGGTGATGGCCAGACTTAGCCCCGGAATGTCGTCTTCGTGGAGTCGTTCCCGGAGGAGCGAATCGATCCTGTGGCGGGTTTCGTCCTCGAGTGTGTGACCGTTGGACATGGATATGACGTCACACTGGCCCAAGAGAATTCTTTTGGTCACACACTCGAGTTTCCGGCAACGCCAACGCAGACGTGAGGCCTTTTGGGGGCTGGCCGACGAACACCAACGACGGTGGAGACGAACGGTTCTGACGACGCGGCTGGCTCGAGGACTGGGTCCGCCAGCGGTGGGGTCGATGCATGTGATTCGGCAGGTAATAGTGGCGAAGCCGGCAATCGCGATTCGGCCGACCTCAGCGATGAAGTCGACAATCGCGATTCGGTGGCCACGACCGAGTCGGCATCCCTCGAGTCGACGCCACCCGACTCAACGCCCCTCGAGCCAAGTGAGCCGTCGGGCGAGCCAGTAACTGACGGTGGCGTCGACCAGCGAAAGGGAATCGACATGACGACCGGGTCGATTCCACCGAAACTCGCGCAGTTGGCCTGGCCGCTCGTCCTCGGCAATCTCCTCCAGACGTTTTACAATCTGGCAGATATGTTCTGGGTCGGGCGCGTTAGCGCCGAAGCCGTTGCAGCCGTCTCCCTGATGTTCCCGCTCTCGTGGATGTTCGTCTCGACAGCGATGGGATTGACTGCCGCAACTATCGCACTCGTCTCCCAGCACGTCGGAGCGGGCGACCAGCGCGCGGCTGACCGGGTCGTCGGGCAGACGATTTTGCTCGCGATAGCTGTCTCGAGCGTGCTCGCGACGCTCGGTCTGGTATTTCGACGGCCGTTGCTCGAACTCATCGGTGCGCGTGACCAGGTGTTCGTCGAGGCGCTCGCGTACATCGAGGTCATCTTTCTGGCGCTGCCGTTGACGTTTCTGTTTTTCGCGTTTCGCTCGTCTCTGCAGGGCGCCGGAGATACGAAAACCGCCATGTGGCTGGTCCTGATTTCGGCGGGCATCAACGTCGTGCTCGATCCGTTCTTTATCCTCGGTATCGGGCCGTTTCCCGAGATGGGAACTCGAGGCGCAGCCGTTGCGACCTTTATCGCCCGCGCGGTTGCGACCCTGGCTGGGGTGTATCTGTTGCTCGATGGGCGATACGGCGTTCGACTCAGACTTCGTGACCTCAAACCGAACCTATCGATACAGCGGCAACTGATCGATATCGGCTATCCGGCGACACTCGACGGCTGGGCGCGCAGTTTCGCCGCCGTCGCGATGGCGGGATTCGTCGCCAGGTTCGGAGCCAACGCGACGGCGGCGTACGGCATCGTCGTCCGTTTGATGTCGGTAACGTGGTCTGTCGCAGGGGCGGTCGGCGACGCGACAGCGACCGGCGTCGGCCAGAACCTGGGTGCGAAGACGCCTGACCGCGCGGCCGCCGTCGCCAAAACGGCGACGGCCGGTACGTTCCTCTTTATCGCCGCGATTGCAGGAGTTATTCTGGCGTTCCCTGCACAGGCAATCGGTATCTTCGTCGATGATCCCGCGGTCATTGCAGAAGGCGTCGTTTTCTTACGAATCAACGCCCCATTTTGGGCACTCTTCGCCGGGGTCATGGTAATTCAGGGTGCGTTCCGTGGTGCCGGGAATACGCGTGAGGCGATGGTGCTTTCCATGCTCTCGCGGTGGGTATTTCGCGTCCCCGTCGCACTCGTACTCGCGTTCGCGTGGACGGTCACGATTCCCGTCATCGGCATCACGCTCAGTGCCTTCGACTGGGGTGTTGCAGGTATCTGGTGGGCGTTC comes from the Natronosalvus amylolyticus genome and includes:
- a CDS encoding 5'-deoxyadenosine deaminase: MLVSGTVVVDAETVIEDGAVVTVDDRIVAVGERSDCLERYPDHERRTYDLVAPGTVGAHVHSVQSLGRGIADDTQLLEWLFEYVLPMEAELDAEAMGVAAELGYLELLESGTTTCIDHLSVSHAEQAFEAARELGIRGRLGKVLMDKDAPSGLLEDTDDALAESERLIERYHGIDDGRIQYAVTPRFAVSCSEACLRGTRALVDAYDGVRIHTHASENRDEIATVEAETGMRNVHWLDEVGLTGEDVVLAHCVWTDESEREVLAETGTHVTYCPSSNMKLASGVAPVQDYLDRGINVALGSDGPPCNNTLDPFTEMRQASLLQKVDRLEPTALPARTVFEMATINGAKAAGFEDVGTLRTGWKADLIGLETDLTRATPIHDVLSHLVFSAHGDDVRFTMVDGRVLVDDGEVQHADPKAIRERAREIASGLECAP
- a CDS encoding serine hydrolase; its protein translation is MSNGHTLEDETRHRIDSLLRERLHEDDIPGLSLAITDSDGVCYARGYGSRDLSSNAPATPETVYGIGSVSKSFASLATLLLVDTGELDLDQPVTDELDVDVPADVTVHQLLSHTSGYPSLATSEALIARQMEVGETGVPLGTRADVRAHIEGAREETKSPGERWMYCNSGYTLIGWLIEQCTNTPYTDFVTERILEPLGMDRSTYDEATYEAFDDRMTPYHKTDDGLEPKPVPVREQSAAAGGLLAPVTDMASYLQLHLRGGRYNGNRLLEESTLEKAYGAYAETPSGPYGYGWRTRTVAGESLVGHGGSIAVSTAYAGFSREHDLGIVLLANTAPGYGLAELGKGVFGTLCGEDPEERPFFARKKRFHELSGEYESYRGIKTATVEPEGGTLRLRIDGPIGDGNWTTLIPDDLEKGTFSILTPAGERQPVQFAETDTGRELLVDRWRLHQRSS
- a CDS encoding MATE family efflux transporter, whose protein sequence is MTTGSIPPKLAQLAWPLVLGNLLQTFYNLADMFWVGRVSAEAVAAVSLMFPLSWMFVSTAMGLTAATIALVSQHVGAGDQRAADRVVGQTILLAIAVSSVLATLGLVFRRPLLELIGARDQVFVEALAYIEVIFLALPLTFLFFAFRSSLQGAGDTKTAMWLVLISAGINVVLDPFFILGIGPFPEMGTRGAAVATFIARAVATLAGVYLLLDGRYGVRLRLRDLKPNLSIQRQLIDIGYPATLDGWARSFAAVAMAGFVARFGANATAAYGIVVRLMSVTWSVAGAVGDATATGVGQNLGAKTPDRAAAVAKTATAGTFLFIAAIAGVILAFPAQAIGIFVDDPAVIAEGVVFLRINAPFWALFAGVMVIQGAFRGAGNTREAMVLSMLSRWVFRVPVALVLAFAWTVTIPVIGITLSAFDWGVAGIWWAFSVGMGLSFVVAVLWFRLGTWRERVIDEEGTHGSPTQ